Proteins encoded within one genomic window of uncultured Sphingopyxis sp.:
- a CDS encoding TonB-dependent receptor has protein sequence MTRSTPIVSTAALATALFWSAPALAQDAPPAQTYADAEITVTGSRIQRDGFRAPTPLTVLNSEDIESSAPANIADYVNDIPSLVGSVTPASSNLNISAGTAGVNALNLRALGTARTLVLLDGQRSVGSTMTGLVDVNTFPQGLIKSVEIVTGGASAAYGSDAVSGVVNFILDKDYTGIKGSAEYGITTYGDAPSYRATLTAGTAFAGGGGHLLLNGEVAIKDGLHSVPREWNQQGWYMINNPAYTEGNGAPERLVVSGAGLSLATPGGIITDTALRGTVFGRGGAVGQFDYGTVRNPWMIGGDWESTQVNSFQSLDPAENRKSLFGRLSFEVSDGLNLFVQASYAKSKNLGNLGIQLNQANVTIQSDNAFLPQSVRDELALRGIDEFKLGTTNANLPVRKNDTKRELQRYVVGANGEFDLFGSSARWDVYYQKGISRTREMARDITNNARLALAQDAVFAPAGNAIGVPEGTIVCRSSLTSPDNGCVPFNRIGIGTASQEGLDYVLGNPFRRQKFQQDVFAANLSFDAFELPAGPVSVAIGGEHRREKVSGDVAEEYQTGWFVGNFLPSFGSYNVSEAYLELAVPVFEGFDLNGAVRGTDYSTSGYVTTWKAGLTWEPIPDIRFRATRSRDIRAPNLGELFTAGSTRINVLIDPTQNNASVQFAGTTRGNPLLDPEKADQWGVGVVLQPRFIPGLALSADYYDIKINGAIGTVAAQTIVDRCAEGVQAFCAAVVRGPNDFGNNLQVFESPFNFAVQRAKGIDFEGSYRLPVGSGDLTLRAMATRYIKNYFDNGIDAPTDTVGQNAPGGTPKWLYRIQANWATDDFNFNLTGRGISSGVYDNSFVECTSGCPTSTVTNRTINDNHIAGAFYLDTSLTFDVAMAGKELEFYLAVNNLLNKDPAIVAPGPAGSAYATPATNQSLYDLLGRTYRVGIRFKL, from the coding sequence ATGACCAGATCAACGCCGATCGTATCGACTGCGGCTCTCGCCACCGCGCTCTTCTGGAGCGCACCCGCACTCGCACAGGACGCGCCTCCCGCCCAAACCTATGCCGACGCCGAGATCACCGTGACCGGCAGCCGCATCCAGCGCGACGGCTTCCGCGCCCCGACCCCGCTCACCGTGCTCAATTCTGAGGATATCGAAAGTTCGGCGCCGGCGAATATCGCCGACTATGTCAACGACATCCCCTCGCTCGTCGGCAGCGTCACGCCGGCCAGCTCGAATCTCAATATCAGCGCGGGCACCGCCGGGGTCAACGCGCTCAACCTGCGCGCACTCGGCACCGCGCGCACGCTCGTGCTGCTCGACGGCCAGCGTTCGGTCGGGTCGACGATGACCGGGCTCGTCGACGTGAACACCTTTCCGCAAGGCCTGATCAAGAGCGTCGAGATCGTCACCGGCGGCGCGTCGGCCGCCTATGGCTCCGACGCCGTGTCGGGCGTCGTCAACTTCATCCTCGACAAGGATTATACGGGGATCAAGGGATCGGCCGAATATGGCATCACCACCTATGGCGACGCACCCAGCTATCGTGCAACGCTGACCGCGGGCACCGCCTTCGCTGGCGGAGGCGGGCATTTGCTGCTCAACGGCGAGGTCGCGATCAAGGACGGGCTGCACAGCGTGCCGCGCGAATGGAACCAGCAGGGCTGGTACATGATCAACAATCCCGCCTATACGGAGGGCAACGGCGCCCCCGAACGGCTCGTCGTGTCGGGTGCGGGCCTCAGCCTCGCGACGCCCGGCGGGATCATAACCGATACCGCGCTGCGCGGCACCGTCTTCGGCCGCGGCGGCGCGGTCGGCCAGTTCGATTATGGCACCGTCCGCAACCCGTGGATGATCGGCGGCGACTGGGAATCGACGCAGGTGAACAGCTTCCAGTCGCTCGACCCGGCCGAAAACCGCAAGAGCCTGTTCGGGCGCCTCAGCTTCGAGGTCTCCGACGGGCTCAACCTCTTCGTCCAGGCATCCTATGCCAAGTCGAAGAATCTCGGCAACCTCGGCATCCAGCTCAACCAGGCGAATGTCACCATCCAATCGGATAATGCCTTCCTGCCGCAATCGGTGCGCGACGAGCTGGCGCTGCGGGGTATCGACGAGTTCAAGCTCGGCACCACCAACGCCAATCTGCCGGTCCGCAAGAATGATACGAAGCGCGAATTGCAACGCTATGTCGTCGGCGCCAACGGCGAGTTCGATCTTTTCGGATCGAGCGCGCGCTGGGACGTCTACTATCAAAAGGGGATCAGTCGCACGCGCGAGATGGCGCGCGACATCACCAACAATGCGCGCCTTGCGCTCGCACAGGACGCGGTGTTCGCGCCCGCCGGCAACGCGATCGGCGTGCCCGAGGGCACGATCGTCTGCCGATCGTCGCTCACCAGCCCGGACAATGGCTGCGTGCCCTTCAACCGCATCGGCATCGGCACCGCGAGCCAGGAAGGGCTCGACTATGTGCTCGGCAACCCGTTCCGCCGCCAGAAATTCCAGCAGGACGTCTTCGCCGCGAACCTGTCGTTCGACGCCTTCGAGCTGCCTGCGGGTCCGGTGTCGGTCGCGATCGGTGGCGAGCACCGGCGCGAGAAGGTGTCGGGCGACGTGGCCGAAGAATATCAGACGGGCTGGTTCGTCGGCAACTTCCTGCCCAGCTTCGGCTCCTACAATGTCAGCGAGGCCTATCTCGAACTCGCAGTGCCGGTGTTCGAGGGTTTCGATCTCAACGGCGCAGTGCGCGGCACCGACTATTCGACCTCGGGCTATGTCACGACCTGGAAGGCCGGCCTGACCTGGGAACCGATCCCCGACATCCGCTTTCGTGCGACGCGTTCGCGCGACATTCGCGCGCCCAATCTCGGCGAGTTGTTCACCGCGGGTTCGACGCGCATCAACGTGCTGATCGACCCGACGCAGAACAATGCCTCGGTGCAGTTCGCCGGGACGACGCGCGGCAACCCGCTGCTCGACCCCGAGAAAGCCGATCAGTGGGGCGTCGGCGTCGTGCTGCAACCGCGCTTCATCCCGGGCCTTGCGCTGTCGGCCGACTATTATGACATCAAGATCAACGGCGCGATCGGCACCGTCGCGGCGCAAACGATCGTCGATCGCTGCGCCGAAGGCGTGCAGGCCTTTTGCGCGGCGGTTGTTCGCGGGCCCAATGATTTCGGCAACAATCTGCAGGTGTTCGAAAGCCCGTTCAACTTCGCGGTCCAGCGCGCGAAGGGGATCGATTTCGAGGGTTCCTATCGCCTGCCCGTGGGTAGTGGCGACCTGACGCTGCGCGCGATGGCGACGCGCTATATCAAGAATTATTTCGACAATGGCATCGATGCGCCCACCGACACGGTGGGACAGAATGCGCCCGGCGGAACACCCAAATGGCTCTATCGCATCCAGGCCAATTGGGCGACCGACGACTTCAACTTCAATCTGACGGGGCGCGGCATTTCGAGCGGCGTCTATGACAACAGCTTCGTCGAATGCACCTCGGGCTGCCCGACGTCGACGGTCACCAATCGGACGATCAACGACAACCACATCGCGGGCGCCTTCTACCTCGACACCTCGCTGACCTTCGATGTCGCGATGGCGGGCAAAGAGCTCGAATTCTACCTCGCGGTGAACAATTTGCTGAACAAGGATCCGGCGATCGTCGCGCCGGGACCGGCGGGCAGCGCCTATGCGACGCCGGCGACCAACCAGTCGCTCTATGACCTGCTGGGCCGCACCTACCGCGTCGGCATCCGGTTCAAGCTGTAA
- a CDS encoding amidohydrolase family protein, with the protein MIGSLRTTTAVVALFAAGGALVPQGAAQPEAAADLILRGGTIYSGEAEPFRGDIAIRGDRITYVGPKAPGTAARTIDATGLIVAPGFIDPHTHVGEALASSDPAARLVLPFLTQGVTTAFIGVDGGGDPDIARTFGTAKPGKDGEGEAGLGQSKRDFGINFAAFVGLGAVRSKVIGAADRAPTPVELDQMTGLVDKAMCDGALGLSTGLFYAPQSFAKRDEVVALAKAAAAKGGIYDSHLRDESSYTIGLSAAVDEALSIGRDAGIPVHIAHIKALGVDVHGQAGAVIAQIEKAQKAGQIVHADQYPWSASGTGLSAALLPRWAQDGGRAAMLKRFDDGAAMARMRPEIAENLRRRGGPASLLITSGPAGVEGKTLEDVAKERGVDPVDAAIAILRQREAGVASFNQSEADIAAFMTRPWVVTSSDASRGHPRYYASYARKYATYVKDKRVLDLKRFIAQSTTVTARMFGLEGRGELKAGAFADVIAFDPATFAPRADYAHPALFSTGMRFVLVNGVLALENGEPTGAAGGTPLPRTPAAGSCG; encoded by the coding sequence ATGATCGGTTCTTTGAGGACAACCACCGCGGTCGTCGCGCTGTTCGCCGCGGGCGGCGCGCTGGTGCCGCAAGGCGCCGCGCAGCCGGAGGCGGCCGCCGACCTGATCCTGCGCGGCGGCACCATATACAGCGGCGAGGCCGAACCCTTTCGCGGCGACATCGCGATCCGCGGCGACCGCATCACCTATGTCGGCCCGAAAGCCCCGGGAACCGCAGCGCGAACGATCGATGCCACCGGACTTATCGTCGCCCCGGGCTTCATCGACCCCCATACCCATGTGGGTGAGGCGCTCGCCTCTTCCGATCCCGCCGCGCGGCTCGTCCTTCCCTTCCTGACGCAAGGCGTCACCACCGCCTTCATCGGGGTCGACGGCGGCGGCGATCCCGACATCGCCCGCACCTTCGGCACCGCAAAGCCAGGCAAGGACGGCGAAGGCGAAGCGGGGCTGGGTCAATCGAAGCGCGACTTCGGGATCAATTTCGCCGCCTTTGTCGGCCTCGGCGCCGTGCGTTCGAAGGTCATCGGTGCCGCCGACCGCGCGCCGACGCCCGTCGAACTCGACCAGATGACCGGCCTTGTCGACAAGGCGATGTGCGACGGCGCACTCGGACTTTCGACCGGGCTTTTTTACGCTCCGCAAAGCTTCGCAAAGCGCGACGAAGTCGTCGCGCTTGCCAAGGCCGCGGCGGCGAAGGGCGGCATCTACGACAGCCATTTGCGCGACGAATCGAGCTATACGATCGGCCTTTCCGCCGCCGTCGACGAAGCGCTGTCGATCGGTCGCGATGCCGGTATTCCTGTCCATATCGCGCATATCAAGGCGCTCGGCGTCGATGTCCACGGCCAGGCCGGAGCGGTGATCGCTCAGATCGAGAAGGCGCAGAAGGCCGGGCAGATCGTCCACGCCGACCAATATCCCTGGTCGGCCTCGGGCACCGGCCTGTCGGCCGCGCTCCTCCCGCGCTGGGCGCAGGACGGCGGACGCGCGGCGATGCTGAAGCGGTTCGACGATGGTGCGGCGATGGCGCGGATGCGCCCCGAGATCGCCGAAAATCTGCGTCGCCGCGGCGGCCCCGCGTCGCTTCTCATCACCTCGGGCCCGGCCGGAGTGGAGGGCAAGACGCTCGAGGATGTCGCCAAGGAACGCGGCGTCGATCCCGTCGACGCCGCGATCGCCATACTCCGCCAGCGCGAGGCCGGGGTCGCCTCGTTCAACCAGAGCGAGGCCGATATCGCCGCCTTCATGACTCGCCCGTGGGTCGTCACCAGTTCGGACGCCTCGCGGGGTCACCCGCGCTACTACGCCTCCTACGCGCGCAAATATGCGACCTATGTGAAGGACAAGCGCGTGCTCGACCTCAAGCGCTTCATCGCGCAGAGCACGACGGTCACCGCGCGCATGTTCGGGCTGGAGGGTCGCGGCGAGCTCAAGGCGGGCGCCTTCGCCGACGTCATCGCCTTTGACCCCGCGACCTTCGCGCCGCGCGCCGACTATGCGCATCCCGCGCTCTTTTCGACCGGGATGCGCTTCGTGCTCGTCAACGGGGTACTCGCGCTCGAGAATGGCGAGCCGACGGGCGCCGCGGGCGGAACGCCGCTGCCGCGCACGCCGGCTGCAGGCAGTTGCGGATAA
- the dgcA gene encoding N-acetyl-D-Glu racemase DgcA, whose amino-acid sequence MLRTLAAQSDAFPLARPFRISRGVKTVADVVTVEIGRDGVTGRGEGVPYPRYGESIAGALAAIEAARGAIEAGATREELAEIMPAGAARNAVDCALWDLETKASGQSVTDRLGRPPLGATPTAITVSLDDPAAMGAAARALARAPLIKIKVDRSDPETQIRTVRNAAPAPRVIVDPNESWTFAEVERLQPLLAELRIDLLEQPLPADEDGALVGFTPLVPIAADESAHVAGDVGALAEKYQVINIKLDKTGGLTGALALADAATAAGLGVMTGSMISSSLSIAPALIIAARSAFVDLDGPLWLAEDRPGGVGHGTGVLTPPARGFWGTA is encoded by the coding sequence ATGCTTCGAACCCTCGCCGCGCAAAGCGACGCTTTCCCTCTAGCCCGGCCGTTCCGTATCTCGCGCGGGGTCAAGACCGTGGCGGATGTGGTGACGGTCGAAATCGGGCGCGATGGCGTCACCGGGCGCGGCGAAGGCGTGCCTTATCCGCGCTATGGCGAATCGATCGCGGGCGCGCTGGCCGCAATCGAGGCGGCGCGCGGCGCGATCGAGGCGGGCGCGACGCGCGAAGAGCTGGCCGAAATCATGCCCGCAGGCGCGGCGCGCAACGCGGTCGACTGCGCGCTGTGGGACCTCGAAACCAAGGCATCGGGACAGAGCGTCACCGACCGTCTCGGCCGCCCGCCGCTTGGCGCCACCCCGACCGCGATCACCGTCAGCCTCGACGATCCCGCCGCGATGGGCGCCGCCGCCCGCGCACTCGCCCGCGCCCCGCTGATCAAGATCAAGGTCGACCGCAGCGATCCCGAAACGCAGATCCGCACCGTGCGCAACGCGGCGCCCGCCCCGCGCGTCATTGTCGACCCCAATGAAAGCTGGACCTTCGCCGAGGTTGAACGGCTCCAGCCCCTGCTCGCCGAATTGCGTATCGACCTTCTCGAACAGCCGCTCCCGGCGGACGAAGATGGCGCACTCGTGGGCTTCACTCCGCTCGTCCCGATCGCCGCCGATGAATCGGCGCATGTCGCGGGCGACGTCGGCGCGCTCGCGGAGAAATATCAGGTCATCAACATCAAGCTCGACAAGACCGGCGGACTGACCGGCGCGCTCGCGCTCGCCGACGCTGCCACCGCCGCCGGGCTCGGCGTGATGACCGGCAGCATGATTTCCTCGTCCCTGTCGATCGCGCCCGCGCTGATAATCGCGGCGCGATCGGCCTTCGTCGATCTCGACGGCCCGCTGTGGCTGGCGGAGGATCGACCGGGCGGCGTCGGGCACGGCACAGGTGTCTTGACGCCGCCCGCACGAGGCTTTTGGGGAACGGCATAA
- the dgcN gene encoding N-acetyltransferase DgcN, giving the protein MIASPYLLYLGHVNDEVGIKTSRGLAVFRPGDCVGEFRHDDCELSLVLPRMGFAEAVAAGARTLVLGIANAGGKMGDDLVRDAVAAIEAGLDVASGLHNRLRDEPALVEAARRHGRTLHDVRDPRPDIPIGNGKRRAGKRLLAVGTDCSVGKMYATLCLERAMRARGMAADFRATGQTGILIAGSGVPLDAVIADFISGAIEQLSPARDDDGWDLIEGQGSLFHPSFAGVSTGLLHGAQPDALVLCHDPVRPHMRGLPHYPMPGLRETLDANLQVARLTNPDVRAVGVALNTSKLSAAEAERLCAETADALGLPCTDPFSMGVDPIIDWIAKCFEPSPRKATLSL; this is encoded by the coding sequence ATGATCGCCAGCCCCTATCTTCTCTATCTTGGCCATGTGAACGACGAAGTCGGCATCAAGACCTCGCGCGGCCTCGCGGTTTTCCGGCCCGGCGATTGCGTCGGCGAATTTCGCCACGACGATTGCGAGCTGTCGCTGGTCCTCCCCCGGATGGGATTTGCCGAGGCAGTCGCGGCAGGCGCCCGGACGCTTGTGCTCGGCATCGCCAATGCGGGAGGCAAGATGGGCGATGACCTCGTCCGCGACGCCGTCGCCGCGATCGAGGCGGGGCTAGACGTCGCCTCGGGCCTCCACAACCGGCTGCGCGACGAACCCGCGCTGGTCGAAGCCGCAAGGCGCCACGGCCGCACGCTCCATGACGTTCGCGATCCGCGCCCCGACATCCCGATCGGCAACGGCAAGCGCCGCGCGGGCAAACGCCTGCTCGCGGTCGGCACCGATTGTTCGGTCGGCAAGATGTATGCGACCCTCTGCCTCGAACGCGCGATGCGCGCGCGCGGCATGGCCGCCGATTTCCGCGCGACGGGCCAGACCGGCATCCTGATCGCGGGCAGCGGCGTACCGCTCGACGCGGTGATCGCCGATTTCATCTCGGGCGCGATCGAGCAGTTGTCGCCCGCGCGCGACGACGATGGCTGGGACCTGATCGAAGGCCAGGGCTCGCTCTTTCACCCCTCTTTCGCAGGGGTATCGACCGGCCTCCTCCACGGCGCGCAGCCCGACGCGCTGGTGCTGTGTCATGATCCGGTGCGCCCGCACATGCGCGGGCTGCCGCACTATCCGATGCCGGGTCTTCGCGAGACGCTCGACGCGAACCTCCAGGTCGCGCGACTCACCAACCCCGACGTTCGCGCCGTCGGCGTCGCGCTCAACACATCCAAGCTGTCCGCCGCCGAGGCCGAGCGGCTGTGCGCCGAGACCGCCGACGCGCTCGGCCTGCCCTGCACCGACCCCTTCTCCATGGGCGTCGACCCCATCATCGACTGGATCGCCAAATGCTTCGAACCCTCGCCGCGCAAAGCGACGCTTTCCCTCTAG